Proteins encoded by one window of Kribbella flavida DSM 17836:
- a CDS encoding SDR family oxidoreductase, whose product MAEFLVTGSSGQVGRPAAAALRARGADVLGLSRRGGPGAVAADLLTGQGVDEALKSCGTVLHLAAGNNKRDLRLIGNLTAAAKRAGVGHVVLISIVGCDRIPLGFYRDRATIEQLALASGVPVTIQRTTQFHSLIDQLFSVQKFLPVVLGPRWRFQPIAVEEVVTRLVELAVGAPQGRADDIGGPAQHSMRELHAAWKQATRSRRPGLIVRPPGKLSAAYDAGPNLVPGPAYGQRTFEQYLREKYR is encoded by the coding sequence ATGGCGGAATTCTTGGTGACCGGGTCCAGTGGGCAGGTCGGGCGCCCGGCTGCGGCGGCGTTGCGGGCGAGGGGCGCCGACGTGCTCGGCCTGAGTCGCCGGGGCGGGCCCGGAGCCGTCGCCGCCGACCTGCTGACCGGACAGGGCGTGGACGAGGCCTTGAAGAGCTGCGGCACGGTGCTGCATCTTGCCGCAGGCAACAACAAGCGGGACCTGCGGCTGATCGGCAATCTGACCGCTGCGGCGAAGCGGGCCGGTGTCGGTCACGTCGTGCTCATCTCGATCGTGGGGTGCGACCGGATCCCGCTCGGCTTCTACCGGGATCGCGCCACGATCGAGCAGCTCGCGCTGGCTTCCGGCGTACCGGTGACCATCCAGCGGACCACGCAGTTCCACTCGCTGATCGACCAGCTCTTCAGCGTGCAGAAGTTCTTGCCGGTCGTGCTGGGTCCGCGCTGGCGGTTCCAGCCGATCGCCGTCGAGGAGGTCGTCACCCGGCTCGTGGAGCTGGCGGTCGGCGCGCCGCAGGGGCGGGCGGACGACATCGGCGGGCCGGCGCAGCACTCGATGCGGGAGCTGCACGCCGCCTGGAAGCAAGCGACCAGGAGTCGGCGGCCAGGGCTGATCGTGCGGCCGCCGGGCAAGCTGTCCGCGGCGTACGACGCCGGGCCGAACCTGGTGCCCGGTCCGGCGTACGGGCAGCGGACCTTCGAGCAGTACCTGCGCGAGAAGTACCGGTGA
- a CDS encoding nicotinamidase, which yields MARALIVVDVQNDFCEGGSLAVAGGADVAFRIGQLLHEWHEAEPRDRQYGYVVATRDHHIDPGDHFSDQPDFVNSWPRHCVAGTDGVGFHPNLDPQPFDAIFDKGEYAAAYSGFEGKSQDGEALAGWLRDKGVTEVDVCGIATDYCVRATALDAHREGFTTTVLTGLTAGVAPASTEQALVELRTAGVTLV from the coding sequence ATGGCGCGGGCGTTGATCGTGGTGGACGTGCAGAACGACTTCTGCGAGGGCGGCAGCCTGGCCGTCGCGGGCGGCGCGGACGTCGCCTTCCGGATCGGGCAGCTGCTGCACGAGTGGCACGAGGCCGAGCCACGCGACCGGCAGTACGGGTACGTCGTCGCCACCCGCGACCACCACATCGACCCGGGCGACCACTTCTCCGACCAGCCCGACTTCGTGAACTCCTGGCCCCGGCACTGCGTGGCCGGCACCGACGGCGTCGGCTTCCACCCGAACCTGGATCCCCAGCCGTTCGACGCGATCTTCGACAAGGGCGAGTACGCCGCGGCGTACTCGGGCTTCGAGGGCAAGTCGCAGGACGGCGAGGCACTGGCCGGCTGGTTGCGGGACAAGGGCGTCACCGAGGTCGACGTGTGCGGCATCGCCACCGACTACTGCGTGCGCGCCACCGCGCTGGACGCCCACCGCGAGGGCTTCACCACCACGGTGCTGACCGGTCTCACCGCCGGGGTGGCCCCGGCCAGCACCGAGCAGGCCCTCGTCGAGCTCCGCACCGCCGGCGTCACCCTCGTCTGA
- a CDS encoding ring-cleaving dioxygenase: MNPISPHGLHHVTAVATDPQRNVDFYTTVLGLRLVKRTVNFDRPDTYHLYYGDESGRPSTLLTFFPWPEVPAGRQGSGLTTATAFGIPPESLGWWQRRLADHQVDADPPVRRTDEEVLAFRDPDGLVIELVAADGDSRSGWDGASGVPAEHAVRGLHAITMTEADLGPTADLFADLGMSLDAESGDRARFAMAGDEPGTLVDLVAGAGEKGRQAGGTVHHVAFRAPDQETQAQWRLQLIEAGAKVTEILDRQYFTSIYFREPGGVLLEIATDQPGFTVDEPLLELGRSLKLPPWLEPTREQIENSLPALELSGG, encoded by the coding sequence ATGAACCCGATCTCGCCGCACGGGCTGCACCACGTCACCGCGGTGGCGACGGATCCGCAGCGCAACGTCGACTTCTACACGACGGTGCTCGGCCTGCGGCTGGTCAAGCGCACCGTCAACTTCGACCGCCCCGACACCTACCACCTGTACTACGGCGACGAGTCGGGCCGGCCGTCGACGCTGCTCACGTTCTTTCCCTGGCCGGAGGTGCCGGCCGGTCGGCAGGGCAGCGGTCTGACCACAGCGACCGCGTTCGGCATCCCGCCGGAGAGCCTCGGCTGGTGGCAGCGCCGCCTCGCCGACCACCAGGTCGACGCGGACCCGCCCGTACGGCGTACTGACGAGGAAGTGCTGGCCTTCAGGGATCCCGACGGGCTGGTGATCGAGCTGGTGGCGGCCGACGGCGACTCCCGGTCGGGGTGGGACGGCGCCTCAGGAGTTCCGGCCGAGCATGCGGTCCGGGGGCTGCACGCGATCACGATGACCGAGGCGGATCTCGGTCCGACGGCGGACTTGTTCGCGGACCTGGGGATGAGCCTGGACGCCGAGAGCGGTGACCGCGCCCGCTTCGCGATGGCCGGTGACGAGCCCGGAACGCTGGTGGACCTGGTCGCGGGCGCGGGGGAGAAGGGGCGGCAGGCCGGCGGAACCGTGCACCATGTCGCGTTCCGCGCGCCCGACCAGGAGACGCAGGCCCAGTGGCGCCTGCAGTTGATCGAGGCCGGTGCGAAGGTGACCGAGATCCTCGACCGGCAGTACTTCACCTCGATCTACTTCCGTGAGCCGGGGGGCGTGCTGCTGGAGATCGCGACGGACCAGCCGGGGTTCACCGTCGACGAGCCGTTGCTGGAGCTGGGGCGTTCGCTGAAGCTGCCGCCGTGGCTGGAGCCGACCCGGGAGCAGATCGAGAACAGTCTCCCGGCGCTGGAGCTGTCCGGCGGCTGA
- a CDS encoding bifunctional metallophosphatase/5'-nucleotidase yields the protein MTDNDDRTVRLSVLGTTDLHGNVFNWDYFKNTEYDDSAHNDIGLAKISTLVKAVRARIAAERRTPAPLLLDAGDTIQGTPLAYYFAKIDPITDGHLHPMAAAMNEIGYDAAALGNHEFNYGLDVLRTFQRQLDFPLLGANAQAWTTGLPVFPPYMLKRVHVPGAGRPVTVGILGLTNPGIAIWDKATVQNKVRFGGIVELAKVWVPRVRRAGADVVIVSAHSGIELSSSYGDALPVPENASGLMAEQVPGIDAVLVGHAHQEVPERFVTNQQTGEQVVLVEPLKWGMRLARIDLDLRQEHGRWKVVGRHSQVLNANTVEADPTVVRLLRKDHDQVVSYVNSKIGTCSTAMSAATAPWQDTAALDFVNFVQADAVAKALAGTPEAALPVLAIAAPFNRAAAIPAGEVSVRDVAGLYVFDNTLVAVQLTGAQVQEYLEFSARYFRQVSGTGPFRSDQVTNAPTPTAPNGTPDYNYDILGGLTEPLSYTIDIAKPVGSRIADLSYGGAPVTPEQQFVVAVNNYRQSGSGNFPHIAKAPVLYNRQVEIRQLMIDYVTTTGSVDPAVFAGTDWSLTANGAPVLVTA from the coding sequence ATGACGGACAACGATGACCGGACGGTCCGGCTGAGCGTGCTCGGCACGACCGACCTGCACGGCAACGTCTTCAACTGGGACTACTTCAAGAACACCGAGTACGACGACTCCGCGCACAACGACATCGGCCTGGCCAAGATCTCCACCCTGGTCAAGGCGGTCCGGGCCCGGATCGCGGCCGAGCGGCGTACGCCGGCGCCGCTGCTGCTGGACGCCGGGGACACCATCCAGGGCACACCGCTGGCCTATTACTTCGCGAAGATCGACCCGATCACCGACGGTCACCTGCACCCGATGGCCGCGGCGATGAACGAGATCGGCTACGACGCGGCGGCGCTGGGCAACCACGAGTTCAACTACGGCCTCGACGTCCTGCGCACGTTCCAGCGCCAGCTGGACTTCCCGCTGCTCGGCGCGAACGCACAGGCCTGGACCACTGGGCTGCCGGTCTTTCCGCCGTACATGCTGAAGCGGGTGCACGTGCCGGGCGCCGGCCGGCCGGTCACCGTCGGCATCCTCGGCCTGACCAACCCGGGCATCGCGATCTGGGACAAGGCGACGGTGCAGAACAAGGTGAGGTTCGGCGGCATCGTCGAGCTCGCGAAGGTGTGGGTGCCGCGGGTCCGCCGGGCCGGCGCCGACGTGGTCATCGTGTCCGCCCACTCCGGGATCGAGCTCTCCTCGTCGTACGGCGACGCCTTGCCGGTGCCGGAGAACGCGTCCGGGCTGATGGCCGAGCAGGTGCCCGGCATCGACGCGGTCCTGGTCGGGCACGCGCACCAGGAAGTGCCCGAGCGGTTCGTCACCAACCAGCAGACCGGCGAGCAGGTGGTGCTGGTCGAGCCGCTGAAATGGGGCATGCGGCTTGCCCGGATCGACCTGGATCTGCGGCAGGAGCACGGTCGCTGGAAGGTCGTCGGCCGGCACAGCCAAGTGCTCAACGCGAACACGGTCGAGGCCGATCCGACGGTCGTCCGGCTGCTGCGGAAGGACCACGACCAGGTGGTCAGCTACGTGAACTCCAAGATCGGCACCTGCTCCACCGCGATGTCCGCGGCGACCGCGCCCTGGCAGGACACCGCCGCGCTGGACTTCGTCAACTTCGTCCAGGCCGACGCGGTCGCCAAGGCGCTCGCCGGTACGCCGGAGGCCGCGCTGCCGGTGCTCGCGATCGCGGCGCCGTTCAACCGGGCGGCGGCGATCCCGGCCGGCGAGGTGTCCGTGCGGGACGTGGCGGGGCTGTACGTCTTCGACAACACACTGGTCGCGGTGCAGCTGACCGGCGCCCAGGTGCAGGAGTACCTGGAGTTCAGCGCGCGGTACTTCCGGCAGGTCAGCGGGACCGGCCCGTTCCGGTCCGACCAGGTGACGAACGCGCCGACCCCGACCGCGCCGAACGGTACGCCGGACTACAACTACGACATCCTCGGCGGACTGACCGAGCCGCTCAGCTACACGATCGACATCGCCAAGCCGGTCGGTTCCCGGATCGCCGACCTCAGCTACGGCGGCGCACCGGTCACCCCGGAGCAGCAGTTTGTTGTTGCCGTCAACAACTACCGGCAGTCGGGCAGTGGCAACTTCCCGCACATCGCCAAGGCGCCGGTGCTCTACAACCGTCAGGTGGAGATCCGCCAGCTGATGATCGACTACGTCACCACGACGGGTTCGGTCGACCCGGCGGTGTTCGCCGGCACCGACTGGTCGCTGACCGCCAACGGCGCGCCGGTGCTCGTCACCGCGTGA
- a CDS encoding SDR family NAD(P)-dependent oxidoreductase: MDLGLGAAKVLVTGASSGIGREAALGFAREGARVVITYQSRKEAAEAVLAEIAAAGSEAYAVPLDLREAGSVRDAVATAVEWLGGLDVLVGNAVHWGAADFHDRPTRIEDAKAEQWLPVLRANLEGNFHLVQQAAPSLRESRQGRVVLVSTDLVERGLAGSWAYGAAKAGLHGLVAGLQHDLGADGVLVNVVMPGITVENGSHRVIPQAALEHLGQQFTARRLPEAADVAAAIMFLCSARTTATQGEILRVNGGSPLVA, from the coding sequence ATGGACCTCGGACTTGGTGCAGCGAAGGTGCTGGTGACGGGAGCGTCCTCGGGAATCGGGCGAGAGGCCGCGCTCGGGTTCGCACGGGAGGGGGCGCGGGTGGTGATCACGTACCAGTCGCGCAAGGAGGCGGCCGAGGCGGTGCTGGCCGAGATCGCGGCGGCCGGCAGCGAGGCGTACGCCGTACCGCTGGATCTTCGCGAAGCCGGGTCCGTGCGGGACGCGGTCGCGACGGCGGTCGAGTGGCTGGGTGGACTCGATGTGCTGGTCGGCAACGCGGTCCACTGGGGAGCGGCCGACTTCCACGACCGGCCCACCCGGATCGAGGACGCCAAGGCCGAGCAGTGGCTGCCGGTGCTGCGGGCCAACCTCGAAGGCAACTTCCACCTGGTCCAGCAGGCGGCGCCGTCACTGCGCGAGTCGCGGCAGGGACGGGTGGTGCTGGTTTCGACCGACCTGGTGGAGCGAGGACTCGCCGGCTCCTGGGCGTACGGCGCGGCGAAGGCGGGCCTGCACGGCCTCGTTGCCGGCCTGCAGCACGACCTCGGCGCGGACGGCGTCCTGGTCAACGTGGTGATGCCCGGAATCACCGTGGAGAACGGCAGCCACCGCGTCATCCCGCAGGCCGCGCTCGAGCACCTCGGCCAGCAGTTCACGGCCCGCCGCCTGCCCGAAGCGGCCGACGTGGCCGCCGCGATCATGTTTCTCTGCTCCGCGCGCACCACGGCGACCCAGGGCGAGATTCTCCGGGTCAACGGCGGCAGCCCACTCGTCGCCTGA